The following coding sequences lie in one uncultured Fibrobacter sp. genomic window:
- a CDS encoding acyltransferase, producing the protein MGRIGWIDEFKGFVLLLVCLYHVEQSFSYAQMGTLHLSALRMSAFFFISGMLFSTRRFPDFKSYLVHKTRVLLIPYILLSLLFLALDPVIYNFDLFPKAPRMTVMNIRPEIAGVWDYIYWNLAKIFIAGKSSIGSGPLWFVFTLYSVSLMFYGVQWVAIHFFSQTRKEMPHQVRHDNKKAEKTESVSKLFIAVFAIISLAGGWFLYKNHIRLPLGIERDLTVLFFFACGWLSKDPIRNTLCGKGKKGIPWSLAVATSFTAFILYAAFEVPDPNFSIMNNILGKSLPIFIASSFFGIAGLVTAFVAADKIPNIAPIRTVKGILRNISRNALVILAVHWYILLVMRLLFRSTFNQPGIAYLSIAIVTAGVIAAIPLFRCKLYKLLGKQPASVRESLNIRD; encoded by the coding sequence ATGGGTCGAATCGGGTGGATTGACGAATTCAAGGGATTCGTGTTGTTGCTCGTATGCCTGTACCATGTGGAGCAATCTTTCTCATACGCGCAAATGGGCACACTTCATTTGAGTGCGCTCCGCATGTCGGCATTCTTCTTTATTTCGGGAATGCTTTTCAGCACCAGGCGCTTTCCTGATTTCAAAAGTTACCTTGTTCACAAAACCCGCGTCTTGCTCATTCCCTACATTCTGCTTTCGCTGTTGTTCTTGGCGCTAGACCCGGTAATTTACAACTTTGATCTTTTCCCGAAAGCGCCGCGCATGACGGTGATGAATATCCGTCCCGAAATTGCTGGCGTTTGGGATTACATCTACTGGAACTTGGCAAAGATTTTCATAGCTGGGAAATCTTCCATTGGGTCGGGGCCGCTGTGGTTCGTGTTCACGCTGTATTCAGTGAGCCTCATGTTTTACGGAGTGCAATGGGTTGCAATTCACTTTTTTTCGCAAACGAGAAAGGAGATGCCGCATCAAGTGCGGCATGACAATAAGAAGGCCGAGAAGACAGAGAGCGTAAGCAAATTGTTTATCGCAGTCTTCGCAATCATAAGCCTCGCAGGTGGTTGGTTCCTGTACAAGAACCACATTCGCTTGCCTCTCGGAATCGAGCGAGATTTGACGGTACTATTCTTTTTCGCCTGCGGATGGCTGAGCAAGGACCCCATTCGCAACACACTCTGTGGGAAAGGGAAAAAAGGCATTCCCTGGAGTCTTGCGGTCGCCACATCCTTCACGGCGTTCATTCTCTACGCCGCTTTCGAAGTTCCCGACCCGAATTTCAGCATCATGAACAACATCCTCGGAAAATCACTCCCGATATTCATCGCGAGTTCCTTCTTCGGCATCGCAGGCCTTGTAACCGCCTTTGTCGCAGCCGACAAGATTCCAAACATCGCCCCCATCCGAACAGTCAAAGGAATCCTGCGAAACATCTCGCGCAACGCACTCGTGATTCTCGCGGTCCACTGGTACATTCTGCTCGTGATGCGCCTGCTCTTCCGCAGCACATTCAACCAACCCGGCATCGCCTACTTATCCATCGCCATCGTAACGGCAGGAGTCATCGCCGCCATCCCGCTTTTCCGTTGCAAACTCTACAAGTTGCTCGGCAAGCAGCCCGCCAGCGTCCGCGAGAGTTTAAACATCAGAGATTAA
- a CDS encoding FISUMP domain-containing protein has product MPMIFALLLAAFISLVACGGDSSSSTKPAAEDETESSESGSLARDRSSSSWAMSSAVTVIDADAKDVRNTEHSHDSEVDSATGTSFTTHSVGIYTWTEQNINVKSSVARNTCYAYDDSNCNPYGRLYLSSNAEKVCPTGYTLPTVSDWKNLLQAELTKTDYAGICTKRDTLECTGIGDSVRYLASDGYAVLMDRSGLFERQMVRDNEFYSLRCIRYRSIVERMADLPDCEEDSDNNYASIYVVDRDSNYYCSSGKWYSSSIKRACREQETGDKYLIKGYVYICKNGSWQFTTIDDVDIKCNDDNRYEEYVVNDVRYACGDNGMVKLTYPATELGFCSPKVEGKMAEIDSATAYVCEDFLWRKAELEDYYGKCDSAKTNQIISYKNLGYICYNKSWRRTTAIEDEFGACTPKLQDSLRETKDHYYYECYYENWHKADNSLVLGNCTSEKEGLKILIGTNEYECVNNTWKQHDKMSREIGFCTTQNVGAKGVYLDTIYYCEADRGYGWQKATELEKTLGYCRRDTSFVVENSGKFYKCSGSWKEAAQSDVLGSCNSAKGEKKIFNGREFVCDTTALKSNGAWYAMTALDSALGDYCRTAILGKAVKHSDTIYVCRVDSESKTKKTWTIGTFEDYRGKCDKDNLGRRVFNGVDTAVCIYNSCSTVRERTYAYNGKDTEICGKYNITGYFWESIVRESITDKRDGAVYGVLTFGTQKWLNRDLQYWTTSAYGSDGYKMRENPYVFEPDMYHSFYYVWSDALGGANICPDGTRIPSKADWKTLFEFAESLNPGEGVVSLLDDDWRVSRTGKDYFNLGLRRNGFMDMDYYPLGNDPLVGSADYMSLYYWTTDAGKTTSTGSAVYVDTLLNVNYQVEALKEDAYTIRCIVGK; this is encoded by the coding sequence ATGCCGATGATTTTTGCACTGCTCTTGGCTGCGTTCATCTCGCTGGTGGCATGCGGTGGCGATTCTAGCAGCTCTACGAAGCCTGCTGCCGAGGACGAAACGGAATCTAGCGAATCTGGCTCTCTGGCTAGGGACCGCTCCTCCAGCTCGTGGGCGATGTCGAGTGCGGTGACGGTTATCGATGCCGACGCCAAGGATGTCCGCAATACGGAACATAGCCACGATTCTGAAGTTGATTCTGCGACGGGAACCTCCTTTACGACACATTCCGTTGGAATTTACACCTGGACCGAGCAGAACATCAATGTGAAATCCTCTGTGGCAAGAAACACCTGCTACGCTTACGATGATTCCAATTGCAACCCGTACGGAAGACTGTATCTCTCGAGCAATGCCGAAAAGGTTTGCCCCACGGGTTACACCTTGCCGACTGTTTCAGACTGGAAAAACTTGCTGCAGGCGGAACTGACGAAGACGGACTACGCGGGCATTTGTACCAAACGCGATACCTTGGAATGTACAGGTATCGGTGATTCCGTACGTTACCTTGCCAGCGATGGCTATGCCGTGTTGATGGACCGCTCCGGCTTGTTTGAACGTCAGATGGTCCGAGACAATGAATTCTATTCGCTGCGCTGCATTCGTTATAGGAGCATTGTGGAACGCATGGCGGATTTGCCCGACTGTGAAGAGGACAGCGACAACAACTATGCCAGCATTTATGTAGTAGATCGTGATTCGAATTATTACTGTAGCAGTGGCAAGTGGTATTCTTCTAGCATCAAGAGAGCCTGCAGGGAACAGGAGACGGGGGACAAGTACTTGATCAAGGGCTACGTGTACATTTGCAAGAATGGTAGCTGGCAATTCACGACGATTGACGATGTGGATATCAAGTGTAACGATGACAACCGCTACGAAGAATACGTGGTAAACGACGTGCGTTACGCCTGTGGTGATAACGGCATGGTTAAACTGACGTACCCGGCGACAGAACTTGGCTTTTGTAGCCCGAAGGTCGAGGGCAAGATGGCCGAAATAGATTCCGCGACCGCCTATGTCTGCGAAGACTTCTTGTGGAGAAAGGCGGAACTGGAAGACTATTACGGAAAGTGCGATTCGGCTAAGACAAACCAAATTATATCTTACAAGAACTTAGGTTACATCTGTTACAATAAATCGTGGAGAAGAACGACCGCGATTGAAGACGAATTCGGCGCTTGTACACCGAAGTTGCAGGATTCGCTTCGTGAGACCAAGGACCATTATTATTATGAATGCTATTATGAAAATTGGCATAAGGCGGATAACAGCCTGGTCCTTGGAAATTGTACTAGTGAAAAGGAGGGCTTGAAAATCCTCATTGGAACGAACGAGTATGAGTGTGTCAACAATACGTGGAAACAACATGACAAAATGAGTAGGGAAATCGGTTTCTGCACCACGCAAAATGTGGGCGCAAAAGGGGTGTACCTCGATACGATTTACTATTGCGAAGCTGACCGCGGCTATGGTTGGCAAAAGGCGACGGAATTGGAAAAAACACTGGGATACTGCCGCAGGGATACCTCATTTGTCGTAGAAAATTCCGGAAAATTCTATAAATGTTCTGGCTCTTGGAAAGAGGCGGCACAGAGTGATGTCCTTGGGTCTTGTAATTCCGCTAAAGGCGAAAAAAAGATTTTTAATGGCAGGGAGTTCGTTTGCGATACGACGGCCCTGAAGAGTAATGGAGCCTGGTATGCCATGACGGCTCTTGATTCTGCCTTGGGCGATTACTGCAGAACGGCCATTTTGGGAAAAGCGGTGAAACACAGTGATACCATTTACGTGTGCCGTGTCGATAGCGAATCAAAGACCAAGAAAACTTGGACTATTGGAACATTTGAGGATTATAGAGGAAAGTGCGATAAGGACAACCTTGGACGTCGCGTGTTTAATGGCGTAGATACGGCAGTATGCATTTATAATTCATGTAGCACAGTTCGTGAAAGAACTTACGCCTATAATGGAAAAGATACGGAAATATGTGGCAAATACAATATAACGGGATATTTTTGGGAATCGATCGTGCGCGAAAGCATCACGGATAAGCGTGACGGAGCCGTGTATGGCGTGTTGACTTTTGGTACGCAAAAATGGTTGAACCGAGATCTGCAATATTGGACCACGAGCGCTTATGGAAGCGATGGATATAAAATGAGAGAGAACCCATATGTATTTGAGCCAGACATGTATCACTCGTTTTACTATGTGTGGAGTGATGCTCTGGGTGGTGCAAATATTTGCCCCGATGGGACTCGGATCCCGTCCAAAGCGGACTGGAAGACGCTTTTTGAATTTGCGGAGAGTTTGAATCCTGGCGAGGGTGTGGTTTCTTTACTTGATGATGATTGGCGAGTGAGTAGAACGGGGAAAGATTATTTTAACCTTGGTCTAAGAAGAAACGGCTTTATGGATATGGATTATTATCCGCTTGGTAACGACCCTTTGGTTGGTTCGGCTGATTATATGTCTCTTTATTATTGGACGACAGATGCGGGAAAGACAACGAGTACGGGAAGCGCTGTTTACGTCGATACGTTGCTCAATGTCAATTACCAAGTTGAAGCGCTGAAAGAAGACGCTTACACCATCCGTTGCATTGTAGGTAAGTAA
- a CDS encoding MBL fold metallo-hydrolase, with protein MNLKPFVFNSFGVNGFVLSNDAGDAILIDPSAGSEQEEQALARYIEQNGLTVRHLLNTHLHLDHVLGNAFIANKYGVQPEAHEEDAFLLDLQEEQSQMYGLPMREPSPGLGNYLAEGDAVEVPGIRLQVIHVAGHSPGGIAFYCENPGEVNGQKNVPPLLFPGDIMFAGSRGRSDLFGGDDHALVTGIKSKLLTLPKETVVFPGHGPMTTIADERRWY; from the coding sequence ATGAATCTCAAACCCTTCGTCTTCAATTCCTTTGGTGTGAACGGTTTCGTTTTAAGTAACGACGCCGGCGACGCCATTCTGATTGACCCGAGCGCCGGAAGCGAGCAAGAGGAACAAGCCCTCGCCCGCTATATTGAGCAGAACGGTTTGACCGTGCGCCATCTCCTGAATACGCACCTGCACTTGGATCATGTGCTGGGTAACGCATTCATCGCCAACAAGTACGGCGTGCAGCCCGAAGCGCACGAAGAAGACGCATTCCTTTTGGACTTGCAAGAAGAACAGAGCCAGATGTACGGACTCCCGATGCGAGAGCCTTCGCCCGGACTCGGCAACTACCTTGCCGAGGGCGATGCCGTCGAGGTGCCCGGCATTCGCTTGCAGGTGATTCATGTGGCCGGGCACTCCCCCGGCGGCATCGCGTTTTACTGCGAAAACCCGGGCGAAGTGAATGGACAGAAGAATGTGCCGCCGCTTCTGTTCCCAGGCGACATCATGTTCGCGGGCAGTCGCGGACGTAGCGACTTGTTCGGCGGCGATGACCATGCGCTCGTCACAGGCATCAAGAGCAAACTGCTCACGCTCCCGAAAGAAACCGTCGTATTCCCCGGACACGGACCGATGACGACGATTGCCGATGAGAGGCGCTGGTATTAA
- a CDS encoding FISUMP domain-containing protein produces MPIFVLLFAVLLSLTACGDDSKSSTKPAEEDQELSSGGHANSSSSYKITSATSVVDKDAIDINDDNPSRGTVEDTLTGKTYKTLTLGIYTWIDENIVDKDMSVKSTCYAYDDKNCPVYGRLYMQKNASDMCPSGFKLPTVSDWEYRFERASDNPLVYGGVCYKRDTLECEGLKDSAMYLAYGDSAVLLTHSGNITGLRSADNGFYSLRCVKYRSIVYKMYELPDCDEDRSYNYPSVYVVDKDSSYSCYRGKWTDASRSHSCMAGEEGQKYLVNGVVYICKNGTWNMATIFDTDTECGKDNLYEEYVMNGVRYACVKEGMVRLGFPESEFGLCRPENDGKIARTEDVVYICDEKNYSKVVQFMSSDYVCRKSWGWDTMTPLEKQVGVCKESIEDKVVLDTVTLYKFKCVDGSWQEVKLNEALGECSSQNLGDSISYVGKTYLCKTTGWKEVSDMERRIGRYCTDKNLGEMTEYSDPTLITPNGITTYICKNESSYGYRWTNASTIELEVGYCPQDTSFFAEGKTSYYKCDKGAWKSVTQSEVLGKCTSATGIKQTYLGKEYICDTTASISWFRLTSLDSALGGYCRTAILNTSVINDNIVYVCRKESKYEKSWVVGTMLDYMGRCDKNTYLRTFNGLDSSQCTCYSSSKCYWRAILLDSLIDTRENNTYGRYGVVSLGTQKWMNRDLHYTSDYAADWQGRQVVKFSGDLGDDFYYKGKDVLEHLSTICPSGTHVPSKAEWQTLFDYAESLNPGLGVRVLLEWNPDADSLDRGYDLYGMNLKRAGYLNFVSAQDTEFGYGDQMDRIQSYYWVSDGETSDSTANFLLIDSSFKVHYNKYGLKKDAYRVRCILD; encoded by the coding sequence ATGCCGATATTTGTTTTGTTATTTGCGGTTCTTTTGTCGCTTACGGCGTGTGGTGACGATTCAAAAAGCTCCACCAAACCGGCTGAAGAAGATCAGGAGCTGAGTTCCGGCGGACATGCGAATTCCTCGAGCTCGTATAAAATCACGAGTGCTACGAGCGTTGTCGACAAGGATGCAATCGATATCAATGATGACAATCCTTCTCGGGGAACAGTCGAGGATACTTTGACGGGCAAGACCTACAAGACATTGACTCTCGGCATTTACACTTGGATTGATGAAAATATCGTTGACAAGGATATGTCGGTCAAGAGCACCTGCTATGCCTATGACGACAAGAATTGCCCTGTGTACGGGCGCCTTTACATGCAGAAAAATGCATCGGATATGTGTCCGAGCGGCTTCAAGCTCCCGACGGTGAGCGACTGGGAATATCGATTCGAACGAGCCTCGGATAACCCGTTGGTATACGGCGGCGTGTGCTACAAGCGCGATACCCTGGAATGCGAGGGCCTCAAGGATTCCGCGATGTACCTTGCCTATGGCGACAGTGCCGTATTGCTGACACACTCCGGCAACATAACGGGCCTGCGCAGTGCCGATAACGGATTCTATTCTCTGCGTTGCGTGAAGTACCGCAGCATTGTGTACAAGATGTATGAACTGCCCGATTGCGACGAAGACCGCTCCTACAATTATCCCTCGGTTTACGTGGTAGACAAGGATTCCAGCTATTCGTGCTATAGGGGAAAGTGGACGGACGCTAGCCGCAGCCATTCCTGCATGGCGGGCGAAGAAGGCCAAAAGTACCTGGTGAACGGGGTGGTCTATATTTGCAAGAACGGTACATGGAATATGGCGACCATTTTCGATACCGATACCGAGTGCGGTAAGGATAACCTGTACGAAGAATATGTCATGAACGGCGTGCGTTATGCGTGCGTTAAGGAAGGAATGGTTCGATTGGGCTTTCCTGAATCGGAATTTGGCCTTTGCCGCCCCGAGAATGACGGTAAGATTGCACGGACGGAAGACGTGGTCTATATTTGCGACGAAAAAAATTATTCGAAGGTAGTCCAGTTTATGTCTTCCGATTACGTATGTCGTAAAAGCTGGGGCTGGGATACGATGACTCCCCTGGAAAAGCAGGTGGGTGTTTGCAAAGAATCCATAGAAGATAAAGTGGTGCTGGATACTGTGACACTATACAAGTTTAAGTGTGTCGACGGATCTTGGCAAGAAGTGAAACTGAACGAAGCCCTAGGCGAATGTTCCTCCCAAAATTTAGGGGACTCGATTAGCTACGTGGGAAAAACTTACCTGTGCAAGACGACCGGCTGGAAAGAAGTCTCTGACATGGAAAGGAGAATTGGCCGCTATTGCACCGACAAGAACCTGGGTGAGATGACGGAATACAGCGATCCGACGCTCATTACGCCGAACGGCATTACGACCTATATCTGCAAGAATGAATCCAGCTATGGTTATAGATGGACCAATGCATCGACCATTGAACTGGAAGTCGGCTATTGCCCCCAGGACACTAGCTTTTTTGCCGAAGGCAAGACTTCTTATTATAAGTGCGATAAGGGTGCCTGGAAATCCGTTACGCAAAGCGAAGTTCTGGGAAAATGTACGTCTGCTACTGGAATAAAGCAAACGTACCTGGGCAAGGAATACATTTGCGATACGACAGCCAGTATCAGCTGGTTTAGGCTGACGTCGCTAGATTCTGCCTTGGGCGGGTATTGTCGAACAGCAATTTTGAATACGAGCGTGATTAACGATAACATCGTTTATGTGTGCCGAAAGGAATCTAAATATGAAAAAAGTTGGGTAGTCGGCACCATGCTCGATTATATGGGAAGGTGCGATAAGAATACTTACTTGCGCACATTCAATGGCTTGGACTCAAGTCAGTGTACCTGCTACTCTTCGAGTAAATGCTACTGGAGGGCTATTCTTCTTGACAGCTTGATTGATACACGCGAAAACAATACTTATGGTAGGTACGGCGTTGTCTCTTTGGGAACTCAAAAGTGGATGAATCGTGATTTGCATTATACGTCGGATTATGCGGCCGATTGGCAGGGGAGACAGGTGGTAAAATTCTCAGGAGATCTTGGAGATGATTTTTACTATAAGGGGAAAGATGTCCTTGAACATTTGTCGACTATTTGCCCTTCAGGAACGCATGTGCCTTCTAAGGCGGAATGGCAAACTCTGTTCGATTATGCCGAAAGCCTGAATCCTGGCCTCGGTGTACGCGTCTTGCTTGAATGGAATCCCGATGCCGATTCGCTCGATAGAGGCTACGATTTGTATGGAATGAATCTTAAACGTGCCGGGTATTTAAACTTTGTTTCGGCTCAAGACACAGAGTTTGGTTATGGTGACCAGATGGATCGTATACAATCCTATTACTGGGTTTCGGATGGTGAAACTTCTGATAGTACGGCAAATTTTTTGCTAATCGATAGCTCATTTAAAGTACATTATAATAAATACGGCTTGAAAAAGGACGCTTATCGAGTCCGTTGCATTCTGGATTAG
- a CDS encoding FISUMP domain-containing protein, producing the protein MNSAAKFVFCCALSSFCLTACGGDSGSGSENSNSENSGSENSSSENGSSSKEGSDASREVDVKSSDDPVIRSEIRDSRTGETIETIQIGMYIWLTKNVNSSGWSTSSVCYDDDSENCDTYGKLFESWSASTACPTGFDVPLKRDWKWLGNYSAKYPTTVDALQLNYGGFCSDKSGSLECKGLGDYGKYLAQDGIAVFTPRSASPAFEEEQMFGYYQLRCRTYTYIVESKKDLPVCDSIGKENLGPFYVVSERTNYRCLGTRWEDDFSESCNHVVKNTAVTINDTMYICKYNSWQVADVSDARESCTAANDSTTMLFNGERYACEDGSWREFSDIEDRLGYCRGKLKGTFGTIKTKVDSTTKTKEYFCSDEGWRVAEMTDHVGECDSSRVYSTINYHDVDYVCRNNRWNLLSSLEKELGICIPQRQGIIDSTESGYSYICDSADWRSTVLSDFIGMCDSARIDSVARHGGKGYLCKSNGWSQLSSLENEIGVCTKGKVSGLAKTGEGVDYVCTTSGWTRAVPADIGGACDSTKQYKTVKVSGTSYYCNGTSWSTMSSIDAQLGFCTEKIQGKIDSTGEGSSVVRYSCESTGWKKMTALEFRFGFCNSKNDSTKKVVHDSVYVCSKNAWKLGTITDMFGVCDSLAAGKTGSFMGEMYGCRKKSWLKMSDFEIANGFCSEKNVGENIKVGDRYYECQSSGTTIAWRTTTDFKYVMGRCPSDTLKFYKEYKDTLYKCEYGKWWQVSINEIHGYCDEPGTPRREVVFNKQEYLCDYENVQPEWHKKTMMDSLQGYCTKSRVGDTVTYKQTHYLCDIWGEGYGWSYADTKRYMGQCTAAREGHVMFNGFNESKCTSGRWVAIVDDYMTDSRNNKKYKVMTVKNQVWMVQDLNYEMADSNWAMNSRSDARLYSFTSAKKACPSGWRLPTKTEWENFRSNFVSLYISGEHCLYAGNWTELNGHTADDFYGVGIYPTGYVESYLSGGYQTVSQFKTTSGAYFWASDGSYMEFSQYKMYVKMGGEVVGAAVRCVKK; encoded by the coding sequence GTGAACTCTGCTGCCAAGTTTGTTTTTTGTTGTGCACTGTCCAGCTTTTGTTTGACAGCGTGCGGTGGTGATTCCGGTTCTGGTTCTGAAAATTCCAATTCAGAAAATTCTGGCTCCGAAAATTCTAGCTCGGAAAACGGTTCCTCTTCGAAGGAAGGATCGGACGCGTCTCGTGAGGTAGACGTCAAGTCTTCGGACGACCCGGTGATTAGGAGCGAAATCCGGGATTCCCGTACCGGCGAGACCATTGAAACCATTCAGATCGGCATGTATATCTGGCTGACCAAGAATGTGAACAGTAGCGGTTGGAGTACTTCCAGCGTTTGCTATGACGACGATAGCGAAAATTGCGATACCTACGGCAAGCTTTTTGAATCGTGGTCAGCCAGTACAGCGTGCCCGACGGGGTTTGATGTCCCCTTGAAAAGAGACTGGAAATGGCTTGGCAATTATAGCGCCAAGTACCCGACCACGGTTGATGCCCTGCAGTTGAATTACGGCGGCTTCTGTTCCGACAAATCGGGCTCGCTAGAATGCAAAGGTCTCGGGGATTACGGCAAGTACTTGGCTCAAGACGGCATTGCCGTGTTTACGCCGAGGTCTGCATCGCCGGCATTTGAAGAAGAACAAATGTTTGGCTATTACCAGCTGCGCTGCAGGACCTATACTTATATTGTCGAATCTAAAAAGGACTTGCCCGTTTGTGACTCCATTGGTAAAGAAAACCTAGGGCCATTTTATGTCGTGAGCGAACGGACCAACTACCGCTGCCTCGGAACCCGTTGGGAAGACGATTTCAGCGAAAGCTGCAACCACGTTGTTAAAAATACGGCGGTAACAATCAACGATACCATGTACATCTGTAAGTACAATTCCTGGCAGGTGGCCGATGTCTCCGATGCGCGCGAAAGCTGCACTGCTGCAAATGACTCGACGACCATGCTGTTTAACGGCGAGCGTTATGCCTGTGAAGATGGCTCTTGGCGTGAGTTCTCTGATATTGAAGATCGACTGGGCTATTGCCGCGGCAAGTTGAAGGGAACTTTCGGGACCATCAAGACTAAAGTGGACTCGACGACAAAGACTAAAGAATATTTCTGTAGCGATGAAGGCTGGCGCGTGGCCGAGATGACAGACCATGTGGGCGAGTGCGACAGTTCTCGAGTCTATTCGACGATTAACTACCATGACGTGGATTATGTCTGCCGCAATAACCGTTGGAATCTGTTGTCGAGCCTGGAAAAGGAACTGGGAATTTGCATCCCTCAAAGACAGGGTATCATTGATTCAACCGAAAGTGGTTACTCCTATATTTGTGATTCGGCCGATTGGCGTAGCACGGTGCTGAGCGACTTTATCGGAATGTGCGATTCCGCTAGAATCGATTCGGTGGCAAGACATGGCGGAAAGGGGTATCTTTGCAAATCGAATGGCTGGTCGCAGTTGAGCTCCTTGGAAAATGAAATCGGAGTCTGCACTAAAGGAAAAGTTTCTGGACTCGCCAAGACAGGCGAAGGGGTTGATTACGTCTGCACGACTTCGGGTTGGACTCGCGCAGTTCCTGCCGATATCGGTGGGGCCTGTGATAGTACAAAGCAATATAAGACCGTGAAGGTTAGCGGAACTAGCTACTACTGCAATGGCACGAGCTGGAGTACGATGTCGTCTATAGACGCTCAGCTCGGCTTCTGTACTGAAAAGATTCAGGGAAAAATCGATTCTACAGGCGAAGGTTCGTCGGTAGTTCGTTACTCCTGCGAATCGACCGGATGGAAGAAGATGACCGCCTTGGAATTCCGCTTCGGATTCTGCAATTCTAAAAACGACAGCACCAAAAAGGTGGTGCATGATTCCGTTTACGTGTGTAGCAAGAACGCCTGGAAACTCGGGACGATTACGGATATGTTCGGCGTCTGCGATTCTCTTGCCGCGGGCAAGACGGGCTCGTTCATGGGCGAGATGTATGGCTGTCGTAAAAAATCCTGGCTGAAGATGAGCGACTTCGAAATTGCTAATGGATTCTGCAGCGAAAAGAATGTTGGCGAAAATATCAAGGTCGGCGATCGGTATTATGAATGTCAGTCTTCCGGTACAACGATTGCATGGAGAACAACGACGGATTTTAAGTATGTGATGGGCCGGTGCCCGAGCGATACTCTCAAGTTCTACAAGGAATATAAGGATACTCTCTATAAATGTGAATATGGCAAGTGGTGGCAAGTCAGCATCAATGAAATTCATGGCTACTGCGATGAACCGGGAACGCCGAGAAGAGAGGTGGTGTTCAACAAACAGGAATATTTGTGCGATTACGAAAATGTACAACCTGAATGGCACAAGAAGACAATGATGGACTCGCTGCAGGGGTATTGTACCAAGAGTAGAGTTGGTGATACGGTAACCTATAAACAAACTCATTACCTGTGCGATATATGGGGTGAAGGCTATGGTTGGTCGTATGCAGATACGAAACGGTATATGGGCCAATGTACAGCTGCAAGAGAAGGGCACGTGATGTTTAACGGCTTTAATGAAAGCAAGTGCACCTCTGGCCGGTGGGTCGCCATTGTCGATGACTATATGACCGATAGCCGCAATAATAAAAAGTACAAGGTGATGACGGTCAAGAATCAGGTCTGGATGGTTCAGGATTTGAACTATGAAATGGCGGATTCCAACTGGGCAATGAATTCTAGAAGTGATGCTCGTCTGTATTCCTTTACTTCGGCAAAGAAGGCGTGCCCGTCGGGTTGGCGCTTGCCGACTAAAACGGAGTGGGAGAACTTCCGTTCAAACTTTGTGTCTTTGTATATAAGTGGAGAGCACTGCTTGTATGCGGGCAATTGGACCGAACTTAATGGACACACTGCTGATGACTTTTACGGAGTAGGTATTTATCCGACAGGATATGTGGAATCCTACTTGTCGGGTGGCTATCAAACGGTATCGCAATTCAAAACGACTAGTGGAGCCTATTTCTGGGCTTCAGATGGATCTTATATGGAATTCTCTCAGTACAAGATGTATGTGAAAATGGGTGGCGAGGTCGTGGGCGCTGCCGTAAGGTGCGTTAAGAAGTAA